A window of Ignavibacterium sp. contains these coding sequences:
- a CDS encoding glycosyltransferase, with translation MTINLKQNKNILLITLRSDIGGGSKHLNSVFENLKDDFSFFIASPVDEPFGIKWLNELKDKFFQLPHRRFSLIHFFRLIGYVRKNKIRVVHAHGKGAGIYARLLKLFLPSLKIIFTWHGFHIETYNSLSKQIYILIEKTLSMLTDLFINVSESERVPCLAIKIYDEKKSVVIYNGIKDEFKPVDKITLRKKLNLPEDKFIVMNISRFDKTKNVKAFVEIASMLKSHNEIFFVLAGDGEEKKEIVNMIEHREMKNILLPGFVNNPVEYLQAADVYLSTSLSEGLPYTLLESLMCALPIVASDVRGNNEVVQNNVNGFLFDLRNRSQASQKIIEIKSESDNYKKLSDNARKIFLDKFTEQKMIFKLKEVYEKYLL, from the coding sequence ATGACCATTAACCTTAAGCAGAATAAAAACATTTTGCTGATAACACTTCGTTCAGATATTGGCGGTGGCTCAAAGCATCTGAATTCTGTTTTTGAAAATCTTAAAGATGATTTCAGTTTTTTTATAGCTTCACCTGTTGATGAACCTTTTGGAATTAAGTGGCTCAATGAATTGAAAGATAAATTCTTTCAACTACCGCACAGAAGATTTTCTTTAATTCATTTCTTCCGATTAATCGGTTATGTCAGAAAAAATAAAATCAGAGTTGTTCACGCACACGGCAAAGGAGCGGGAATTTATGCCCGGTTGTTAAAATTATTTTTGCCCTCTTTAAAAATCATTTTTACCTGGCATGGATTTCACATCGAAACTTATAATTCATTATCAAAGCAAATTTATATTCTGATTGAAAAAACACTTTCAATGCTTACTGATCTTTTTATAAATGTTTCCGAAAGCGAAAGAGTACCTTGTCTCGCAATTAAGATTTATGATGAAAAGAAATCGGTTGTAATATATAATGGAATCAAAGATGAGTTTAAGCCAGTTGATAAAATAACCTTAAGAAAAAAACTCAATCTGCCTGAAGATAAATTTATTGTTATGAACATCAGCCGTTTTGATAAAACAAAAAATGTTAAAGCTTTTGTGGAAATTGCCTCGATGCTTAAATCGCACAATGAAATATTTTTCGTTCTTGCCGGAGATGGTGAAGAGAAAAAAGAAATTGTTAATATGATCGAGCATAGAGAAATGAAAAATATTTTACTCCCAGGTTTTGTTAACAACCCGGTTGAATATTTACAAGCAGCAGATGTTTATCTTTCAACTTCTTTAAGTGAAGGACTTCCTTACACTTTGTTGGAATCTTTGATGTGCGCTCTGCCAATTGTTGCTTCAGATGTAAGGGGAAATAATGAAGTGGTTCAGAATAATGTTAACGGCTTTTTATTCGATTTGCGAAATAGATCACAAGCTTCTCAAAAAATAATTGAAATCAAAAGTGAATCTGATAACTATAAGAAACTCTCCGATAATGCCCGCAAGATATTTTTAGATAAATTTACAGAGCAAAAAATGATTTTTAAGTTAAAAGAAGTTTACGAAAAATATTTATTATGA
- a CDS encoding glycosyltransferase family 2 protein, protein MKISVITPTYNSEKTIASNINSIVAQTYNNFEHIIVDNKSSDSTLTLAKEIYSKNNCIEKLIIISEKDDGIADAFNKGISKASGEIITILNSDDSYFYFNLFKDVIKIFEEKNVLFVHGDILFKDRKFGTNVRKPLMYDVRVAMPFNHPTMFFRKEVFNKVGLFDKNFRYSMDFEFICRLIKKYDLEKSGYYFDVNPMVVMSAGGASWLNEIKSIKETKIALKKHNYWNLKAFFHYSMRIFRTYAKKVFAKLGLNFIVKLWRKFKWSK, encoded by the coding sequence ATGAAAATAAGTGTAATCACTCCGACATATAATTCTGAGAAAACTATTGCTTCAAATATAAATTCAATAGTTGCACAGACTTATAATAACTTCGAACATATTATCGTTGACAATAAGAGTTCTGATTCTACTTTAACATTAGCCAAAGAAATCTATTCAAAAAATAATTGCATCGAAAAACTAATCATAATTTCCGAGAAAGATGATGGGATTGCAGACGCTTTTAACAAAGGAATCAGTAAAGCTTCGGGTGAAATAATAACTATTCTGAACAGTGATGACAGCTATTTTTATTTCAATTTGTTTAAGGATGTTATAAAAATCTTTGAAGAGAAAAATGTTTTGTTTGTTCACGGAGACATTCTTTTTAAGGATAGAAAATTTGGCACTAATGTAAGAAAACCTTTGATGTACGATGTAAGAGTTGCAATGCCTTTTAACCATCCTACAATGTTTTTCAGGAAAGAAGTTTTCAATAAAGTCGGATTGTTTGATAAGAACTTTCGCTATTCAATGGACTTTGAGTTTATTTGCCGACTGATAAAGAAATATGATTTAGAAAAATCGGGATATTATTTTGATGTAAATCCAATGGTTGTAATGAGCGCAGGCGGAGCTTCGTGGTTAAATGAAATAAAGTCAATTAAAGAAACGAAGATTGCACTAAAGAAACATAACTATTGGAATCTGAAAGCATTTTTTCATTATTCAATGAGAATTTTCAGAACTTATGCAAAAAAAGTTTTTGCTAAACTTGGATTGAATTTTATTGTAAAGCTATGGCGTAAATTCAAATGGTCGAAATGA
- a CDS encoding oligosaccharide flippase family protein, producing the protein MNINFNIKELLRIGTGSRTEKAKKNIVVLFIIHIFNFISLMALVPITIKYLGENQYGIWLTLSSVFMWLGNLDFGIGNGLRNKLAESFAKEDFQSAKKYLSTAYAVFAIGIFSSLIIYLIVHPFLNWVFILNAGNYDVKSLNNFVLIVFVFFAFQFLLRLLTSLINADQKPALNGFITLCINILTLAVVLLLYLISKSSLYLYGFIISIIPFAVLLIASYILFKGRYKHIAPSFKSIDLKSSRSLVSLGMQFFVIQISALIVFATDNLIITHLYDPSQVTIYNIAHKYFFFITLVFNVFLSPFWSAFTDAFVKLDFEWIKQVIKRLVQVWALLSIATIVMILVSDLVYSIWIGSEIKIPFSLSVAMGIFMIISNWNNIFAFFLNGVGKIRLQFYYSIFAAVINIPLSIFLAKQMEMGITGVITATIICIGFASIWAPIQYKKIITRTAKGIWNR; encoded by the coding sequence TTGAATATTAATTTCAACATAAAAGAGCTTTTAAGAATAGGAACAGGTTCAAGAACAGAAAAAGCTAAAAAGAATATTGTTGTTCTTTTTATAATTCATATCTTCAATTTCATTTCATTGATGGCGCTTGTACCAATCACAATTAAGTATCTTGGAGAAAATCAATATGGAATCTGGCTTACATTATCTTCAGTTTTTATGTGGCTTGGCAATCTTGATTTTGGAATCGGCAATGGATTAAGAAACAAACTCGCCGAGTCATTTGCAAAGGAGGATTTTCAATCTGCAAAAAAATATTTGAGTACAGCTTATGCCGTTTTTGCAATTGGAATTTTTTCATCCTTAATTATTTATCTGATCGTTCATCCGTTTCTTAACTGGGTCTTTATTCTTAATGCCGGAAATTATGATGTAAAATCTCTAAATAATTTTGTTCTGATAGTTTTTGTCTTTTTTGCGTTTCAGTTTTTATTAAGATTATTAACCTCTCTGATAAACGCTGATCAAAAGCCAGCTTTGAATGGTTTTATAACGCTTTGCATCAATATATTAACATTAGCTGTTGTTCTGCTTCTTTACCTGATTTCAAAATCATCCTTATACTTGTATGGATTTATAATCAGTATAATTCCATTTGCCGTTTTATTGATTGCGTCTTACATTTTATTCAAAGGCAGATACAAACACATTGCGCCATCATTTAAATCTATTGATTTGAAAAGTTCACGGAGTCTTGTTTCACTTGGTATGCAATTTTTTGTGATTCAGATTTCTGCGTTAATTGTTTTTGCAACTGATAATCTTATAATCACTCATTTATATGATCCTTCGCAAGTTACGATTTACAATATTGCTCATAAATATTTTTTCTTTATTACATTGGTGTTTAATGTTTTTCTCTCTCCGTTCTGGAGTGCATTTACGGATGCATTTGTTAAATTGGATTTTGAGTGGATAAAACAAGTTATCAAAAGACTCGTTCAGGTTTGGGCATTGCTTTCAATTGCAACAATAGTAATGATTTTAGTTTCGGATTTAGTTTACTCGATCTGGATTGGAAGTGAAATAAAAATTCCGTTTTCACTTTCGGTTGCAATGGGAATTTTTATGATCATCAGCAACTGGAACAACATTTTCGCATTCTTTCTGAATGGAGTTGGAAAAATCCGATTGCAATTTTACTATTCAATATTTGCTGCGGTTATAAACATTCCCCTTTCTATTTTTCTAGCGAAGCAAATGGAAATGGGAATTACAGGGGTAATTACTGCAACAATAATTTGCATTGGATTTGCATCAATCTGGGCACCGATTCAATACAAAAAAATTATTACACGAACAGCAAAAGGAATATGGAACAGATAA
- a CDS encoding class I SAM-dependent methyltransferase, translated as MEQINCKICGNTSSLAFTEKVLNKYDVKYFKCNSCEYLFTENPYWLDEAYKSPINISDTGIMMRNIYFSKIVSSIIYFCFDKSAKFLDYAGGYGIFTRLMRDIGFDFYWHDDYTTNLLARGFEKSDSKYELLTAFEVFEHFDKPVDELNKMLKHSDSILFSTVTLPKDIPSKDWWYYGFEHGQHISFYSDKTLRTLAEKFGLNFYPFKNLFLMAKKKLNPFKLKLIFILSHFGLNIYIKLRMNSLTESDNKNMLKLH; from the coding sequence ATGGAACAGATAAATTGTAAAATCTGTGGCAATACATCATCGCTTGCATTTACTGAAAAAGTTTTGAACAAGTATGATGTAAAATATTTTAAATGTAATTCCTGTGAATATTTATTCACAGAAAATCCTTACTGGCTTGATGAAGCTTATAAAAGTCCAATCAACATTTCAGATACCGGAATAATGATGAGAAATATTTATTTCTCTAAAATCGTTTCCTCAATTATTTATTTCTGTTTTGATAAATCAGCAAAGTTTCTGGATTATGCCGGTGGATATGGAATTTTCACAAGACTTATGCGTGACATCGGATTTGATTTTTACTGGCACGATGACTACACAACAAATCTTTTAGCAAGAGGATTTGAAAAATCTGATTCCAAATATGAATTGCTAACTGCATTTGAAGTGTTTGAGCATTTTGATAAACCTGTTGATGAACTTAATAAAATGCTCAAGCATTCGGATAGCATTTTGTTTTCAACTGTTACCTTGCCAAAAGATATTCCTTCAAAGGATTGGTGGTATTATGGCTTCGAACACGGACAGCATATTTCTTTTTATTCAGATAAAACTTTAAGAACTCTTGCAGAAAAATTTGGATTGAATTTCTATCCGTTCAAAAATCTTTTCCTGATGGCTAAGAAAAAATTAAATCCTTTTAAGTTAAAACTGATTTTTATTCTTTCTCACTTTGGTTTGAATATTTACATAAAGTTAAGGATGAATTCTCTTACTGAATCAGATAATAAAAATATGCTTAAGCTTCACTGA
- a CDS encoding glycosyltransferase family 9 protein, translated as MEKVQLIFIKIGNLINFIITSLIIKILHLKQREIIPKTSLLIRLDSIGDYILVQNFFSFFRNHPVYQDYKVTLCGNIIWKDLAEYLNEDIFDSFIWINRKKFRWNFFYKYSLLKQIFKAGYETVIETTFTREILFGDTIVKASKAKERIGSTGSPDSHLKWKRKIFSDDYYTKLITQSEKNIFEFYRNKEFFEKVLKIKIDITKPSMNFEKVEYKFPVENEFIVIVPGAQEKARRWSEKNFKQLIEHLLKEYHYDILLAGSTSEKIIIKKIIDRINSQRVFDISGKTTLTQFGKIISKAKLLISNETSAVHFAAAVNIPFICISNGQRFGRFMPYPNDMKVFGKFIFPTVIENHLNDRQYLERNFRFNSNLDINEISLDRLKNEINKFIISNLKGINNV; from the coding sequence ATGGAAAAAGTCCAACTGATATTTATAAAAATCGGTAATCTTATAAATTTTATTATCACATCATTGATAATAAAAATACTTCATTTGAAACAACGCGAGATTATTCCCAAAACATCATTACTTATCAGATTAGATTCTATCGGCGATTATATTCTGGTTCAAAACTTTTTTTCTTTTTTCAGAAATCATCCTGTTTACCAGGATTATAAAGTCACACTTTGCGGCAATATTATCTGGAAAGACCTTGCGGAATATCTTAATGAAGACATATTTGATTCATTTATCTGGATTAACAGAAAAAAATTCAGATGGAATTTCTTTTACAAATATTCATTACTTAAACAAATCTTTAAAGCAGGATATGAAACTGTAATTGAAACTACATTCACAAGGGAAATATTGTTTGGAGATACAATAGTTAAAGCATCAAAAGCAAAAGAAAGAATTGGTTCAACAGGAAGTCCAGACAGCCATCTCAAATGGAAAAGAAAAATTTTCTCTGATGACTATTACACGAAGTTGATAACTCAAAGTGAAAAAAACATTTTTGAGTTTTACCGCAATAAAGAATTTTTTGAAAAAGTTTTGAAAATCAAAATTGACATAACCAAACCATCAATGAATTTTGAAAAAGTAGAATACAAATTCCCTGTTGAAAATGAATTTATTGTTATTGTTCCCGGGGCACAGGAAAAAGCAAGAAGATGGTCTGAAAAAAATTTTAAGCAGTTGATTGAACATTTACTTAAAGAATATCATTACGATATTTTATTAGCAGGTTCAACTTCGGAAAAAATTATTATAAAGAAAATCATAGACAGAATTAATTCTCAAAGGGTTTTTGATATTTCAGGCAAAACCACATTAACCCAGTTTGGCAAAATTATTTCAAAGGCAAAACTGCTGATATCTAACGAAACAAGCGCTGTGCATTTTGCTGCAGCAGTTAATATACCTTTTATTTGTATATCGAACGGACAACGATTTGGAAGATTTATGCCTTATCCTAACGATATGAAAGTATTTGGGAAATTTATTTTTCCAACTGTAATTGAAAATCATTTAAATGACAGGCAATATTTAGAAAGAAATTTTAGGTTTAACTCGAATTTGGATATTAATGAAATAAGTTTGGATAGATTAAAGAACGAAATAAATAAATTTATAATAAGTAATTTAAAAGGTATAAATAATGTTTAG
- a CDS encoding FkbM family methyltransferase, with protein MRYELDGFDILIPLKHDLPIIKRIFPFYNSNIGRTARYLKEKYSEFQAVDVGANIGDTAIIIKSQIDVPILCVEGDKFYFDLLKKNTANLKNIVYDNSFVGTDEKVEINFLNYKGSARLAVNEKPNQTIEFKSLINIVSSYKGFDNIKFLKIDTDGFDCKIIRENVGFIEKFKPVIFFEYDPYFLDLNKENGLTVFQTLLGLGYNKALIYNNTGEFLLSLTLSNKQLLEELHLYYSGRQSDMYMDICVFHSEDNDLAERIRILEMDLFGSYKLFNI; from the coding sequence GTGAGATATGAATTAGATGGTTTTGATATTTTAATTCCATTAAAACATGACCTTCCAATAATTAAAAGAATTTTCCCCTTTTATAATTCGAATATTGGAAGAACTGCACGGTATCTAAAAGAAAAGTATTCTGAATTTCAAGCGGTAGATGTCGGAGCTAACATTGGCGACACTGCAATAATTATTAAATCACAAATTGATGTGCCAATTTTATGTGTTGAAGGTGATAAATTTTATTTTGATCTACTCAAGAAAAACACAGCAAATCTTAAAAATATAGTTTATGATAATTCATTTGTTGGAACTGACGAAAAAGTAGAAATTAATTTTCTTAATTATAAAGGCAGCGCAAGATTGGCAGTAAATGAAAAACCGAACCAAACAATTGAATTTAAATCTTTAATAAATATAGTAAGCTCATATAAAGGATTTGATAATATAAAGTTTCTAAAAATCGATACCGATGGATTTGATTGTAAAATTATTAGAGAAAATGTTGGCTTTATTGAAAAATTTAAACCCGTAATATTTTTTGAGTATGATCCTTATTTCTTGGATCTTAACAAAGAGAATGGTCTAACTGTATTTCAGACACTACTCGGTTTGGGTTACAATAAAGCCTTAATTTATAATAACACCGGTGAATTTTTACTCTCACTAACTTTAAGTAATAAACAGCTTTTAGAAGAATTGCATTTATATTACTCCGGAAGACAAAGTGATATGTATATGGATATTTGTGTATTTCATTCGGAAGATAATGATCTTGCCGAACGGATAAGGATTCTCGAAATGGATTTATTTGGGTCCTATAAACTGTTCAATATTTAG
- a CDS encoding NAD(+)/NADH kinase translates to MQVGIVANITKESVMEVVATFIRKLKDNKLDYLLTHSLNERDGKVKIEIDDEFIVDDSDLYQQSDLIISFGGDGTMLATAFNAQKFDKPVLGINLGKLGFLVEADVAHLDVVIDTIKNKKYTIEERMIIEGNCSDYECEKMIAINDLVIDKGGWPKMIELTVWVDGEYVTTFTADGLIAATPTGSTGYSISVGGPIVNPKADVITLSPISPHSLTIRPIVLPSKSEITIKADSLHRDIKVNCDGQRSYSFPPPMEIIIKKSEKSLKLVHTSLTTYFQTLRTKLLWGIDTRYSNKENKK, encoded by the coding sequence ATGCAAGTCGGAATCGTTGCCAACATAACAAAAGAAAGTGTGATGGAAGTTGTTGCTACTTTCATCAGGAAATTAAAAGATAATAAGCTTGATTATCTGCTAACTCATTCACTTAATGAACGAGATGGTAAAGTAAAAATTGAAATTGATGATGAATTTATTGTTGACGACTCTGATCTTTATCAGCAAAGTGACTTAATAATTTCTTTCGGCGGCGATGGAACTATGCTTGCAACTGCATTCAATGCCCAAAAGTTTGATAAACCGGTTCTGGGTATTAATCTCGGCAAACTCGGATTTCTTGTTGAAGCAGATGTTGCTCATCTTGATGTGGTAATTGATACGATTAAAAATAAAAAATACACAATCGAAGAAAGAATGATTATTGAAGGTAATTGCTCAGATTATGAATGCGAAAAAATGATTGCAATAAATGACCTTGTAATTGATAAAGGCGGCTGGCCCAAAATGATTGAACTTACAGTCTGGGTTGACGGTGAATATGTTACAACTTTCACTGCAGACGGTCTTATTGCTGCGACTCCGACTGGTTCAACAGGTTATTCAATTTCGGTTGGCGGACCAATAGTAAATCCCAAAGCAGATGTGATCACTCTGTCTCCTATTTCACCTCACAGCTTAACGATAAGACCAATTGTTCTGCCGAGCAAAAGTGAAATTACAATTAAAGCCGATTCACTTCACAGGGATATAAAAGTAAATTGTGATGGTCAGCGCTCATATTCCTTTCCACCTCCGATGGAGATAATAATAAAGAAGAGTGAAAAATCATTAAAGCTTGTTCATACTTCATTAACAACTTATTTCCAAACATTACGAACAAAACTTCTTTGGGGAATTGATACAAGATATTCGAATAAGGAAAATAAGAAATGA
- a CDS encoding thioredoxin family protein, whose translation MKNFIIAILLFASGISEAQQFKNTTIDTVKNKKMLIGYCTREAFQDTAFKDWFDESYNSYQPDFEILDKLEGKLEDISITIVMGTWCSDSREQVPSFYKILDEINYPSEKVKLICVDRKKKGLSNEADDLNIELVPTIIFYRNGEEIGRIIETPQESLEKDLLGIVSNL comes from the coding sequence ATGAAAAATTTCATAATTGCAATTCTGTTATTCGCTTCAGGAATTTCTGAAGCTCAGCAGTTCAAAAATACAACAATAGACACTGTAAAGAATAAGAAAATGTTAATTGGTTACTGCACAAGAGAAGCATTTCAGGATACTGCTTTTAAGGATTGGTTTGATGAAAGTTACAATTCCTATCAACCGGATTTCGAAATACTTGATAAGTTGGAAGGTAAACTTGAAGACATTTCAATAACAATTGTAATGGGTACCTGGTGCAGTGATTCAAGAGAACAAGTACCTTCATTCTACAAAATTTTGGATGAGATTAATTATCCCTCTGAAAAAGTAAAACTTATTTGTGTTGACAGAAAGAAAAAGGGATTATCAAACGAAGCCGATGATTTGAATATCGAATTAGTCCCCACAATTATCTTTTATCGCAACGGCGAAGAAATCGGTAGAATAATTGAAACTCCACAGGAAAGTTTAGAGAAGGATTTGCTGGGAATAGTAAGCAATCTTTAA
- the htpX gene encoding zinc metalloprotease HtpX: MNAIKTVFLMSLMMALFLVVGYLLGGKSGMTIAFIFSLAMNFGSYWFSDKIVLAMYRAKPVTREEAPRFYDMVERLAKNANLPMPKVYIINDPTPNAFATGRNPQNAAVAATTGILQTLNDEEIAGVMAHELAHVKHRDILISTIAATLVGTISYIAQMAGWLAMFGRNDDREGGSGLGGLFLIILSPIIAMMLQMAISRSREYMADEGGAKISGNPLALANALAKISRANQVHHMRDVNPATAHMFIISPLFGGLGKLFSTHPPVEERIKRLQELAAGRR; this comes from the coding sequence ATGAACGCAATTAAAACAGTATTCTTAATGTCATTGATGATGGCTTTATTCCTGGTTGTTGGTTATCTGCTCGGTGGTAAATCAGGAATGACCATCGCTTTTATATTTTCACTTGCAATGAACTTTGGTTCATATTGGTTTTCGGACAAAATTGTTCTGGCTATGTATCGTGCAAAGCCAGTAACAAGAGAAGAAGCTCCGAGATTCTATGATATGGTTGAAAGACTTGCAAAGAATGCAAACCTGCCGATGCCCAAAGTTTATATAATTAACGACCCTACTCCGAATGCATTTGCAACCGGAAGAAATCCACAGAACGCAGCGGTTGCGGCTACAACAGGAATTCTTCAAACATTAAATGATGAAGAAATAGCCGGTGTAATGGCTCACGAACTTGCGCATGTTAAGCACAGAGATATTCTGATCAGCACAATTGCTGCCACTTTAGTGGGAACAATTTCATACATTGCACAAATGGCTGGCTGGCTTGCAATGTTCGGAAGAAATGATGACAGAGAAGGAGGAAGTGGTTTGGGAGGTTTATTCTTAATTATTTTATCACCAATTATTGCCATGATGCTTCAAATGGCAATCTCAAGATCAAGAGAATATATGGCAGATGAAGGTGGTGCAAAGATTAGCGGAAATCCATTAGCATTGGCTAATGCCCTCGCAAAAATTTCTCGTGCAAATCAGGTTCATCATATGCGTGATGTTAATCCTGCAACAGCTCATATGTTTATAATCAGTCCGTTGTTTGGAGGATTGGGCAAATTATTTTCAACACATCCACCTGTTGAAGAAAGAATAAAAAGACTTCAGGAGCTTGCAGCGGGAAGAAGATAA
- the bamD gene encoding outer membrane protein assembly factor BamD, which produces MLKKLLVFGFLGFIITSCSGSLDTSNLTAEERLAHSKKLYEDEDYEEAAKEFEALLLQFPGSAVSDDAQFYLGMTRYKRGEYIIGAYEFSKLIKGMPTSEFVPEAQYMLAECYYQLSPDYSLDQKYTKKAIEEFQVFIDFFPLDSKVAEAEKKINEMNDKLARKEFDTARIYEKLEYTKAALKYYDNVMEIYHDTKYAPLAHYNKINLLVSKNRNQEALDAANSFLQKYPNDSNFSSVEKIKASLESKISASN; this is translated from the coding sequence ATGCTGAAGAAACTATTAGTGTTTGGCTTTTTAGGTTTCATTATAACTTCCTGTTCAGGTTCATTGGATACCTCAAATCTTACTGCCGAGGAAAGATTGGCTCATTCCAAAAAACTTTATGAAGATGAGGACTACGAAGAAGCTGCAAAAGAATTTGAAGCTTTGTTGTTGCAATTTCCCGGTAGTGCAGTTAGCGATGATGCTCAATTCTATCTTGGGATGACAAGATATAAAAGAGGTGAATACATAATCGGTGCATACGAATTCAGTAAACTCATCAAGGGAATGCCTACAAGCGAATTCGTTCCTGAAGCTCAGTATATGCTGGCTGAATGTTATTATCAGCTTTCTCCGGATTATTCATTAGATCAGAAATACACAAAAAAAGCTATAGAAGAGTTTCAGGTTTTTATCGATTTCTTCCCTCTCGACAGCAAGGTTGCCGAAGCAGAGAAAAAAATTAATGAAATGAATGATAAACTTGCCCGCAAAGAGTTTGATACCGCAAGAATTTATGAAAAACTTGAATACACTAAAGCAGCATTAAAGTATTATGACAATGTGATGGAAATTTATCACGACACAAAGTACGCTCCGCTTGCACATTACAATAAAATTAATCTGCTAGTAAGTAAGAACAGAAACCAGGAAGCACTTGATGCTGCTAATTCATTTCTGCAGAAATATCCGAACGATTCAAATTTTTCTTCGGTAGAAAAAATTAAAGCATCGTTGGAAAGTAAAATCTCAGCAAGCAACTGA
- a CDS encoding acyl-CoA thioesterase: MTAKPVSDSQIVMTELVLPNHTNQLGNLLGGQLMHWIDICAALSAAKHSNRVCVTASVDRIDFHHPIRLGDAVTLVASVNRVFRTSMEVGVKVYAQNFREGTKIHTNTAYLTFVAVDAEGKPVPAPEAIPVSEDEKRRYEEALIRRENRLKTRSHKQ; this comes from the coding sequence ATGACAGCCAAACCTGTAAGTGATTCACAAATTGTAATGACTGAACTTGTGTTGCCTAATCATACAAATCAGCTTGGTAATCTTTTGGGCGGACAGCTTATGCATTGGATTGACATCTGTGCTGCATTAAGTGCTGCAAAACATTCCAATCGTGTTTGTGTCACTGCTTCGGTTGACAGAATTGATTTTCACCATCCGATAAGACTTGGTGATGCAGTAACACTTGTTGCTTCAGTAAACAGAGTATTCAGAACATCTATGGAAGTTGGTGTTAAGGTTTATGCACAGAATTTTCGCGAAGGTACAAAGATTCATACAAACACAGCTTATCTCACTTTTGTTGCCGTTGATGCTGAGGGCAAACCTGTTCCCGCTCCGGAAGCAATTCCTGTATCGGAAGATGAAAAGAGAAGATATGAAGAAGCTCTTATCAGAAGAGAAAACCGACTTAAGACCCGCTCACATAAGCAGTAA